The Oncorhynchus nerka isolate Pitt River linkage group LG12, Oner_Uvic_2.0, whole genome shotgun sequence genome contains the following window.
TGTCGCACATGTTTTTAATTGAGCGTCAAGGAGCGGCAGTGAAGGTTTGTTCCTCAACAAAAAAGCCACGAGGGGTTAAAGTGCACTATCAATTGTGAGTTAACCGCTTTAGCATTGGTGCCACCAAGAAGCGATGATGACAATGATCACCTATATGACTGCTATTTGACAAATCCATGAGGCTCTTTAATCTTAGGGAAGTTCAGAATTCAAGcagattttcgcagctttttgttaaaaatcgagcaacatttcagcgccctgctattcatgccaggaatatagtacatgcatatgattcgtgtgtgtggatagaaaacactcagacgtttccaaaactgtttaaatcacgcctgtggcatttacagaacgtgcgtttcatcgaatagtgcatgaaaatctgttcactgaaaatggaaaaatatattattCCGCGACTACAGGCAACTGTTCAAAGCGAACAGAATTACATAGAGccgagttttcattggctacagcttccccaggttgtctagagtcacgtcatttgttgcgcaattgattcttggtctaaccgaaacaagggaactcctttcctactgtccccgcccagattttggttCGACCTTTTCAAGACAGCATTTTCTCCACAGACAAGCTAATCAtttcacatcgcctcctgaggaattttatcgcttattaacgtgtactaatacctaaagttgcattacaaaagtattttgaagtgttttgtgaaagtttatcgtcgactttttgaattttaaaaaattacgttacgttatgaaatgctaatttttttTCTTTACTCGCGACGGAGTcgtagctcgatatctaggctatatatggaccgatttaatcgaaaaaagaccctaaatgatgtttatgggacatctaggagtgccaagaaagaagctcgtcaaagttaatgaatgttttatattttatttcagcgttttcgtttgcgacggctaacgcaaaatctgtagTTTTAGACGTTTACATTtacaacatttaagtcatttagcagacgctcttatccagagcgacttacaaattggtgcgttcaccttaagacatccagtggaacagccactttacaatagtgcatctaaatcttttaaggggggggtgagaaggattactttatcctatcctaggtattcctgaaagaggtggggtttcaggtgtctccggaaggtggtgattgactccgctgtcctggcgtcgtgagggagtttgttccaccattggggggccagagcagcgaacagttttgactgggctgcgcgggaactgtacttcctcagtggtagggaggcgagcaggccagaggtggatgaacgcagtgcccttgtttgggtgtagggcctgatcagagcctggaggtactgaggtgccgttcccctcacagctccgtaggcaagcaccatggtcttgtagcggatgcgagcttcaactggaagccagtggagagagcggaggagcggggtgacgtgagagaacttgggaaggttgaacaccagacgggctgcggcgttctggatgagttgtagggtttttTAGGTGACggtgcagtattttgagggtgcatggtatcagataatagcttctcatgctttccccgaaaagcattttacaaatctgacttggtcgatagattcacaacgagtgtagctttaattcagtatattgtatgtcaattttaatgaaagtttgaggtttatcaacctctatggtggcgctcttgagcatttctgctgattgtggtccccacttcggtaccacgtcctcaacaagttaaaaaatatatatatttatatatatattttatgtatatatatatattttatgtatGATAAACTTGCATGTTGTAAGGACCTCATATTTTTCAATAAAAGCACATGGATGTGTGTGAAACTCATAAACAAAAACATGGGATTTTGTCATATATGAGAAAATGTTGTCTAACGTAGTAAGTAGCCTAGTCAAGGATGATTCGGCGCAATATTGGCACACACCATTTTATTACAGATCAATGGAACAACTAAACCTTGAATTTGTAGGTTCAAAATATCCCTCTCGTGCAAGCATATAATCAGTACCACCTGATGAGGTTAGCATAATGTGTGCCATGTTATCTGATGGGGCCAGCTATAATTTAGCATTGTCACATGCAAGTAAATTTGACACTTTTCATTGGCTGATATGCATTTAGCTCCAGCTCTAGTAGTTTTACCCACCCCACTCAGACTACTCCCAAGACAGTCCTAGGAAAGTTCTTGCTTGAGAATTGTTTGCTAAAAAGCCATTTTTCCCCATTTTAATGGAAATCTATTACAATAAGGTATTTAATTGATACCTAGAAATGATTTGGTATAGAAaaggctgcattgggcctttaatgaCATCATCAGGCCATCACAGCCCGAGAGGCACACATCTGTcatgacctggagagagagagatttaggaGGGGGAGAAAATTAGTCTCTTTCTCTTGATAACCCTAATTTCTACCCTGCAGTAGGTTGAAGGAATGAATACCCTTAGACGATACTGCTATGTTTTCAGATCAGTCCTTCTGTGATCATCTGCCAGATcagatacattacatttacatttaagtcatttagcagacgctcttatccagagcgacttaccacTTTTTGTTCTCCTTTCTCATCAACAAAAGTGTGTAATATGTGTAACTCAAgatgcgaacacacacacacacggagagaccGGTGGGTCTAATGTAGAGCCGATCTCTTGATCCCATCTGTCTGTGTGGGGAACACACTGCCTGGCCACCTGCAACATGGCCTGCCTCTTCCAGGGGAGCACCCTAACTCACAGCTCTGCCTGGTGTATGGTGATGTCACGGCTGGCCTGGGGTCAGGTTGTTGGGTGCTGTTGGGAGGCCTGGCCCGTGAGTGATATCAGTGCTGTAAGTCCGGCCTAAGCAAGCGAGCGAGGAccggggcagtgtgtgtgtttgtcatccTGTCTCTGTGCTGGCCCTGTCTTCTTCTCCTGGCTTTGTTGTGGGTCCTATTGTTTGTGTTCTGCGGTTTCCCTAGACTCCCTccggcccacacacacacacacagacttgtacATACAAACACATCTCCCCAAGTGTTTGGTTAGTGTGATGCACAGGCTAAACATGTACGTTTAGTGCCCAAGTCCCCAAGAAAGGAAACAGCTCTCAGCCAGAGAAGTGCACCACACCACTCATAGACACCTGTTTGTGTTCTGAGCCCAACTCTACATGGGAAGTGAACCACTAGATTCTCTATTGACCATACATGGGAAATCAATGGAGACCACTCTGTCATATAGGCTGTTTTTTTTATGAGCATTTCAGAGAGTGGccagtagaggtcagtgtggagtAGAGGTGGAAAAGGGGGACTGCATTTCCTCCGGCCCACAGTTACACCATTTGTTTTGTTTAATTGAAGATGCAACACTTAATTGAGCTTGCGTGGTATTTCATAGTTACATGTTAGTCAAGGACTTGAGCTCACATTACTGGAATGATAATCACAGCCCTCTATCCAACAGCAGGGCGAGGGAGCCTGCATCCGCacaccatccctccttctctcctatcttctttcctctctctcgcacacatgGGTGGATGCTGGAGTCCCAGTGATCTCTTCCAGATGGTTTACCTCGCCGAGCCACTCTCTGAACCTCCCTCATTCTCTTCTTCTCATttcactttgtctctctccccctttctttctcttctgtctcccactttctcttctgtctcactctctcacacatccacacacactccctctcttctctcccctcgcGGTCTTAAGGAGATACTTCCTTGGCACAGCAGACTTCCTCGATCTAATCCTATAAAACAAAAGGTTTATTCTGTGGACACTGAGCCTCCTTCCCCGTCCATGTCAGGATTACGGgcagtgtgtgtgactgactgtgtataCATGCATAAGAATGTGTCTTTGCATGCTTTTGTGTTTTTAAAGTGTATCGGCACCTAGTGCTGACTGTGCAGCCTAAgcttatctctgtgtgtgtgtgtgtgtgtgtgtgtgtcaaatccaaaaatcaaatcaaatggtatttgtcacatgcgccgaatacaacaggtgtagacttgaccatgaaatgcttactttcaagcccATTCCCAAAAATGCTGAGTTAAAAATGGACAAAATTAACAACAAAAAAGTAAATAGTAGCACAATAAAACAATGAGACTGTATACAAGGAATAccagtaccgtgtgtgtgtgtgtgaccgtagAGGGCTGGAgtacaggctgagctgaggctagcCTGCGTCTGTTCCAGCCCGGCTGATTAGCCATTAGCCGGTGGCTGGCTCACTCTGGCCTCTCTAATTTCCCTCAGTAAGGGAATCCCTGTACAGCTCTCCCACCCCAGCCCTTCAAAGCAATCACACAAGGACGACCACGCAGGCAGGCAGCATCCCAGCTTACTGACCTCGGGCAGGGAATTATTTTGTCATAGTTCCTCTAATGCATGCTAACCCGCTGTCATCCTATTTGTAACTGAGACTCGGATgtaaactgagtgtacaaaagattaggaacacctgctctttccatgacattgactgaccaggtgtaaactatgatcccttattaatgtcacttgttcaatccacttcaatcagtgtagatgaaggggaggggacaggtttaataaggatttttaagccttgagattattgagacatggattgtgtatctgtGCGCTGTTCACAAGGCGTATGGGCAAGagaaaatattgaagtgccttttgaaaggggtatggtagtaggtgccaggcgcaccagtttgtgtcaagaactgaaaccctgctgggtttttcacgctcaacagtttcccatcaagaatggtccaccacccaaaggacatccagccaacttgacacaaatgtAGCAGGCattggagtccacatgggccacCATCCCTGttgaacactttcgacaccttgtagagtccatgccccgacaaattgaggctgttctgagggcaaaaggggacaTTAATATTAGGAAGGCGTTCTTAATGTTTTGCACTCTGTGTGCATCTGAAgcggttctctcctctctctggtcagacagatacacagacagcagcagtgacagaCAGTGTTATCATTTGTTCCACCTATGTAACATTGTATTTTTGCATTTGCACTCTTTACCCGTGTTATCCCATTATTAATGCAACGGCTTAGCAGATGGTTTGTTCTTCCTTTTGAATGTTTTACACTGGTAACTGAAGTAAAGCCTTTTTAAAAGACCATGGTAAGGATCACTGGTTGTTATATCTTTGTACCTGTCCTTCATCtacctgcctgtgtctgtgtctgtcttccCCTGCAGGGCGCCCTGAGCAGCGAGCGGGACTACGAGAGTGTGGTGCTGATGAAGATGAGAcaggcagcagagagacagagacttatagaggagatgcagagagaggacGAGGAGAATGCTGCTTAGTACCAGGCCCAGGCCGGGATTCAATCCAAGTTGTGTTGTCTATAAGCGCACAGTGCTTGACATTTTAAAGGTCATTTCCATTTGAGCCGACATCTGCGACCTCCGCGAACGTCTGGGAAATTGCCTTTTAAGACACGTTGTCGGTAGTGCAGGGCACAGCGCTTTAACAAGCCGTTCTATGAATCCTGGCCCCAGTCCAGCTCTGCCCAGCCACAACCCAACTCTACTACACACCCGATGCTTTAGTTTCATAAAGCACATCTCGTAGTTTCATTATGAATTATCTGTTGAATAAACATCTCCTTTACAGAATGTGTGTTTTCTTGTTTGTCATTCACTGAATTACTACCGGTACGGCtccgttggtagagcatggtgcttgcactGCCAGGGTTGGGGGGGTTCGattaaaagcatctgctaaatgacatagtTTATATGTTTCCAGCTACTACTGTAATGTAATCTCAACCAATGTACTTTTTCATCCAAACCTCTTCTAAGACAAACAGGGGAACAAGATTTATACTGTTTTCGTAACGTATTTCAAAAGAACCCAAAGAGTTGGGCCATCCAACACAACTACACCAGATCTAAATGCTGCAACCATGTGATTTGCGTCTCACCCTCGCTCTAACTGTGAAACGTTCTTTCATTACCATATCTTTGCAGCCAAGAGACTGAGTCGTTTCCCTTGAATGcaatgtttggtgtgtgtgtgtgagagaaactaGTCGAGTCTTCCAACAGTCCAAACCACGACCATGTGATCAGAAGATGGGAAAGTCATGGCTATTCCATGTTTAATCGGCAATTAGCCTGGAGTGGTAGTACGGTAGGCAGGTTTTAAGGGAATGCTTGTGGGCTCACGTGATAAAGGGAATATAGTATGGAGGCCCTTATGGCAGCTCTGGTTATGATGATTGTTCCTGGGATTTTCTATATCTAAGGCTTTGCATCAATTTACAGAGGCAGTACTGTACAGTGCTGTACAACTTTAAGGCTGTAAACTACTGTTGTATTTAGTATTTAAAAAATGCTTACTCTTAAGTTTGATTCACCCTTGTCTCCTTTGTCACATGTTTAGAGGTTGTGTTATAGTAAATACATAAGTTCCCTCGAAAGTACCTGAACACTGAAGAGGTCATTGGATGACTGGTTGGCCCACCGAAGGCAGTGAAACCAACTTCAGTCCCTAAAATCAATAATATGTCATTTCTGTACATCAATGGCATTCATGAACCATATGCTCAAACAGTGTCATGACCATTGCACTAAGTTGCTCTCTTCCGGTTTGTTGCGGTTCCAATTTCAGTTGAGTTTCCCAATAGAGGCTACTAAAGGAGTTGCTCATGGAGGAAGAGGTCTCCTGATTTGACAGGCTACTGCTGGGAGCTCTGGTCAGGACCTGTCACACTGAGCCAGACTGGTCACTCTGATAGGGAAACAGGCTTTTgtaacagtctcctctctccgtGGAACATcccaaatacaaaatatatatatatatattttttgtcctTCGGGGAACTATGGCGTAATGGTGTCTCAATTTGTGGGGTTGTGGCGTTTCCTCCTGTCATCGTGTTATTTAGGAGCCAGGCGGTCCATCCCAGTGATCTATCTTCCCGGCACTCCCGGCCTGCCGCAACTCTTACACAACAACCAGCTGTGGTGTGGCACGGTGTGGTGTGAGCCATCTGGTCCCTACGCTGCtcttttccccctcctctcctactgCAATATACGCTCATCAGATGGTTCTGTTTATGCATTTGACGGTCTGCCTTTCATATCCCGCCTTTTCATATCCCGGAGAGAAAAAAAAGCCCAAACATTCATTGTCCAAATTACAGCAGAGGAAATACAATTACAATTCCCCTTCCAGAAACACATCCTGACCGTGCCCTGTGCCAGCAGACTGTGCTGCATGCAAATTAAACGGGAAGACACAGCGTCCCAACAAAGTCCATCCAATCAACAGGAGAAGCCCCCTGGTGGCATCTTCACagcattctctcctcctcttcctaggATTTTCTGTCCGTGTGGAAACTGGCAGCTCCTCGGACACCAGCGGAACCTGGAACTGTCACAGTTACACCTGCATGGAGAATTTAGGGACCCTTTTGATAGCTAAATGGTGGCCAAGTCACGGCAGAGGGGGCAGGCCTGGTGAAGGTTCAGTGATCTGGGGTTAGCCTCAGACACGCGCTGGCAGCCCAGGAGCTGCAAATGAGCCTCTAATGAAACCACCCAGCAGCAAAAGGGCTGCCTCACGCGGTCTCTCTCCGCCGGGCCTCGGACAGGCCTCCTGCAGCACTCGTCACACTCACAGGACACAACCTGACTCTGACCTCGCCCTGTGTACTGAGCTGTGACCGGCCCACTTTGAGTCTCAGAAACCACCTAAACGCTGCAGAGACACCATATTTCTCCTCGGCCTGAGGCGAGAAGGCACTGTTCTTACTCTCTTTCCTAAGAAAACAGTATCTGATTTATCCAACAAATGTAATGCTAACCATATTCTACTGGCAGATGGGGAGATCAGACTTCCAACCTGTCCTTTTACTATACTCTACCTCCTTGAGAGTTGAGACGTGCCTTGGAACAAATCGGATACAAATGACATCAAATAATAGTCACCTTTTATTATAATTGCCTCACGTGCTTCTCATTAATTTATATCACCAATTACAAGAAAACTACATCAATAGCTCTAATGTAATGGAATAGATTGTTGTGCCATGATGGAGTCAGGATAAAGGAATGTTTGTCGACTGGTAAAATTGAAAGGTAAATATTTGTTTGGCCTAAAGACAAAGTAAAATAAACTTTGAAACTGATTAATCTCACAGTTGACATTCAGGTTCAGTTACAGATAGTTGAAATGACATGAACTATACACTCTACTCAGGTAAAATCAATCTTGGTCATTTGAGCTGTAATTCTTTCTGGAATGTACATTGTCATCTATTTCCCTGAAGTCTGTTTACCAATTGGTATGATAGATTATGAACAAGCCACTACTCGCATATCTATTTGGTAGCTGCTCCAAAACATTGGAGTGCGTCTGAACAGAAGTACAAATGTTTGGCAAGTAGCGTCATTATACAAATTCACTCATTTAAGGTCCTTTATGTCAaattctgtactttgctcccctTGCTCAAAAATGACTAGAAGGTAGAGAGAACCATTACATCACTGAGAGAACAGTAGCAGGATGAATGTATAGAATTCTCTGCCTTGATTTGTAATGTTAAATGTATAGTATAAGTTTTCTCTGTGGCCCCTCATTGGACGGAGGACACTAGAATCACAACCTCGTCGCCCAGGAGGACACACTCACACTGACCCCCGGTCAGGTTATGTAGTCTGTCTCCTTGTACATGCACCACACCAGCGTCTGTCCCACGCCAGTCATGGTCACCACACGGAAGCCAATCTTCTCCAGCTTGTCCAACACCAACCGCGGAGAGTCGTCCACGTGGTACTCCGAGCTGCAAGAGGCACAAAGCGTTGTTTTTTCACGACCTGTAAAACCCATTGTAAACTCTGTCGTCTGGAGTGCTAACACATGCAGGAGGACTCAATGAGCCAGGATTTTGCTTTTATGATTAGTCCCTCAACATCTTTTGGTTAATTTCACAAAAGCCACCCGTGGCAGATCTGCAATGACAACACTTCCCTGTTCTGCGTTCCATCATCTCTGCTGGTCTGTTCCCAAACTAAAGAACAGCAGTCTCCTTTCTGCTCTGGTACAACTTATCTTTCACTGCTACACCATTGTTCCATGGCTCTGTGACTATGAAAGTAAGAACCATTTCCTGACACAGTAAGGATGGATTTCGcaacacctgcaataacatctgctaaataagtgtatgtgaccaataagatttgatttgatgtcactTGTGACACACTGAACACTCACAAATTGTTCCCCAGCATGGTGGTTTTCCTGGCTCCCAGGTAGTTCATTATGGCTGGGTCAGAGTATTCATCTCCTACCATGGTTGGCCCAGTCTCCTGAAaaacaacacctacagttgaagttggaagtttacatacacttaggttggagtcattaaaactcatttttcaactattccacatttcttgttaacaaactatcgttttggcaagtcggttaggacatctactttgtgcatgacaagtaatttttccaacaattgtttacagaattgttttcacttataattcattgtatcacaattccaatgggtctgtttttgtattttttgtattgtAGACCTACAAatgcctggttcatccttgggagcaatttgcaaacgcctgacggtaccacgttcatctgtacaaaccatagtacgcaagtatatacACATGGGACCATGcatccgtcataccgctcaggaaggagacgcgttctggctcctagagatgaacgtactttggtgtgaaaagtgcaaatcaatcccagaacaacagcaaaggaccttgtgacgatgttggagtatctatatccacagtaaaacgagtcctatatcgacataacctgaaaggccgctcagcaaggaagaaaccactgctccaaaacagccataaaaaagccagactacaatttgcaactgcacatggggacagcatcatgttgtcggggtgctttactttgctgcaggaaggactggtgcacttcacgaaaTAAATAgaatcatgaggcaggaaaattatgtggatatattgaagcaacatctcaacacatcattcaggaagttaaagcttggtcgcaactgggtcttccaaatggacaatgaccccaagcatacttccaaagttgtggcaaaatggcttaaggacaacaaagtcaaggtattggagtggccatcacaaagccctgatctcaatcctatagaaaattgtgggcagaactgaaaaagtgtgtttgagcaaggaggcctacaaacctgactctattacaccagctctgtcaggaggaatgggccactcacccaacttattgtgggaagcttgtggaaggttacctgaaacgtttgacccaagttaaacaatataaaagcagt
Protein-coding sequences here:
- the LOC115138462 gene encoding GTP cyclohydrolase 1 feedback regulatory protein-like, with the translated sequence MPYVLVSTQIRLETGPTMVGDEYSDPAIMNYLGARKTTMLGNNFSEYHVDDSPRLVLDKLEKIGFRVVTMTGVGQTLVWCMYKETDYIT